One part of the Methylobacterium mesophilicum SR1.6/6 genome encodes these proteins:
- a CDS encoding trans-sulfuration enzyme family protein: MSQPNAPQGPSDTRVEAAPHLTRRSLAAQAMGRIEPETRAVVMPLHVSTTFLRDPDNGYSSGYSYARPDNATVREAESVLAMLEGAEAGALLFGSGMAAATAVFGALEPGDHVVAGTVMYWALKRWLREEAPRRGLTLTVVETDDLGALRAAMQPGRTKLVWIETPGNPLWTITDIAAAAEIAHAAGARLAVDSTAASPVHTRPLELGADIVMHSATKILNGHSDVVAGVLAGGRADAFWERVRGIRAGSGGILGPFEAYLLMRSLRTLHLRAAAQAAGAQRLAERLSGHPHVTHVLYPGLPDDPGHALARRQMRDGFGFMLSIRVAGGEAGAVDTAARVRLWKRATSLGGVESLIEHRASVEGPGSPCPPDLLRLSAGIEDIDDLHDDLDCALRGAHSAP, translated from the coding sequence ATGTCACAGCCTAACGCGCCGCAGGGGCCGTCGGATACCCGAGTCGAGGCGGCGCCGCATCTGACGCGCCGCAGCCTCGCCGCGCAGGCGATGGGCCGGATCGAGCCCGAGACCCGGGCGGTGGTGATGCCGCTCCACGTCTCCACCACCTTCCTCCGAGATCCCGACAACGGCTACAGTTCGGGCTACAGCTACGCGCGGCCCGACAATGCCACGGTGCGGGAAGCCGAATCCGTCCTGGCGATGCTCGAGGGCGCGGAAGCGGGCGCCCTGCTGTTCGGGTCCGGGATGGCGGCAGCGACCGCGGTGTTCGGCGCCCTGGAGCCCGGCGACCACGTGGTCGCCGGCACGGTCATGTACTGGGCGCTGAAGCGCTGGCTGCGCGAGGAGGCGCCTCGGCGCGGGCTGACCCTCACCGTCGTGGAGACGGACGATCTCGGCGCCCTGCGCGCCGCGATGCAGCCCGGCCGGACCAAGCTCGTGTGGATCGAGACCCCCGGCAATCCGCTCTGGACGATCACCGACATCGCCGCTGCGGCTGAGATCGCCCACGCGGCTGGCGCGCGGCTCGCGGTCGACTCCACCGCCGCGTCGCCGGTGCATACGCGCCCCCTCGAACTCGGCGCCGACATCGTAATGCACTCGGCCACCAAGATCCTGAACGGTCATTCCGACGTGGTGGCGGGCGTGCTGGCGGGCGGACGGGCGGACGCGTTCTGGGAGCGGGTCCGCGGGATCCGAGCCGGCAGCGGCGGCATCCTGGGTCCGTTCGAGGCCTACCTGTTGATGCGGTCGCTCCGCACCCTGCACCTGCGCGCGGCAGCGCAGGCGGCGGGCGCCCAGCGGCTCGCCGAGCGCCTGAGCGGACACCCGCACGTGACCCACGTTCTCTATCCGGGGCTTCCGGACGATCCCGGGCACGCGCTGGCCCGCCGCCAGATGCGGGACGGGTTCGGCTTCATGCTGTCGATCCGGGTCGCGGGCGGCGAGGCCGGCGCTGTCGACACGGCGGCGCGGGTGCGGCTGTGGAAGCGGGCGACCTCCCTCGGCGGCGTCGAGAGCCTGATCGAGCACCGCGCTTCGGTGGAAGGTCCGGGCAGTCCCTGCCCGCCGGACCTGCTGCGCCTGTCCGCCGGCATCGAGGACATCGACGATCTGCACGACGACCTCGATTGCGCCCTGCGCGGCGCGCATTCGGCCCCCTGA
- a CDS encoding phosphate-starvation-inducible PsiE family protein, with translation MSEHSEDQGRLTKIASAIFLHTEHAIYAALGILLALTALVALIEAAGMTWEAMKALGGAQQILEVIDRLLFLLMLIEILHTVRVSMRSGTLTCEPFLIVGLIASIRRVLVITLQSSEIMHAKDWSPEKQALFQASMIELGVLAGLILTMVFAIFLLHRARDDGKPAGEEKPDDDA, from the coding sequence ATGTCGGAACACTCAGAAGACCAGGGTCGCCTGACGAAGATCGCCAGCGCGATCTTCCTGCACACCGAGCACGCGATCTACGCGGCGCTCGGCATCCTGCTGGCGCTGACAGCCCTCGTGGCGCTGATCGAAGCCGCCGGCATGACTTGGGAGGCGATGAAGGCGCTCGGCGGCGCGCAGCAGATCCTGGAGGTGATCGACCGGCTGCTGTTCCTGCTGATGCTGATCGAGATCCTGCATACGGTCAGGGTCTCGATGCGGTCGGGAACGCTGACCTGCGAGCCGTTCCTCATCGTCGGGCTGATCGCCTCGATCCGGCGGGTGCTGGTGATCACGCTGCAATCCTCGGAGATCATGCACGCCAAGGACTGGTCGCCCGAGAAGCAGGCCCTCTTCCAGGCGTCGATGATCGAGCTCGGCGTGCTGGCGGGTCTGATCCTCACGATGGTCTTCGCGATCTTCCTGCTGCACCGCGCCCGCGATGACGGCAAGCCCGCGGGCGAGGAGAAGCCCGACGACGACGCCTGA
- a CDS encoding SPFH domain-containing protein, with the protein MGLPVGLSVFAVGVAALAIITLAAGVKIVPQGYVYTVERFGRYARSLDAGLGLITPFIERVGRRVNVMEQVIDVPSQQAFTRDNAGVTIDAVVFYQVLDAARASYEVSSLDLAATTLTMTNIRTVVGSMDLDQLLAHRDEINERLLRVMDAAASPWGVKINRIEIKDIVLPSDLAGAMARQMKAEREKRASILEAEGQRAAEILRAEGRKQSAILEAEGRREAAFRDAEARERSAEAEAAATGMVSRAIAEGDIAAANFLVAEKYVDAVRAIATAPNQRVVVVPIEAAALAGTLGGIGELTRTVFGDGAAAPRRAGTPPNVAPPRA; encoded by the coding sequence ATGGGTCTGCCGGTGGGCTTGAGCGTCTTCGCCGTGGGCGTCGCGGCGCTCGCGATCATCACACTGGCGGCGGGCGTGAAGATCGTCCCACAGGGCTACGTCTACACGGTGGAGCGCTTCGGCCGGTACGCCCGCAGCCTTGACGCCGGCCTCGGCCTGATCACGCCGTTCATCGAGCGCGTCGGCCGCCGGGTCAACGTGATGGAGCAGGTGATCGACGTGCCGAGCCAGCAGGCCTTCACCCGCGACAATGCCGGCGTGACCATTGACGCGGTGGTGTTCTACCAAGTGCTCGACGCGGCGCGCGCCTCCTACGAGGTGTCGAGCCTCGACCTCGCCGCCACGACGCTGACCATGACCAACATCCGCACCGTGGTCGGCTCGATGGATCTGGACCAGCTGCTGGCGCACCGCGACGAGATCAACGAGCGGCTGCTGCGCGTGATGGATGCCGCCGCCTCGCCCTGGGGGGTCAAGATCAACCGGATCGAGATCAAGGACATCGTGCTCCCGTCCGATCTCGCGGGGGCCATGGCCCGCCAGATGAAGGCCGAGCGCGAGAAGCGGGCCTCGATCCTGGAGGCCGAGGGGCAGCGCGCCGCCGAGATCCTGCGGGCGGAAGGGCGCAAGCAGTCGGCAATTCTCGAGGCGGAAGGCCGCCGCGAGGCGGCGTTCCGCGATGCGGAAGCGCGGGAGCGCTCCGCCGAGGCCGAGGCAGCGGCGACCGGGATGGTGAGCCGGGCGATCGCCGAGGGCGACATCGCGGCTGCCAACTTCCTCGTGGCGGAGAAGTACGTCGATGCCGTGCGGGCGATCGCCACGGCGCCCAACCAGCGGGTGGTCGTGGTGCCGATCGAGGCGGCGGCGCTGGCCGGGACGCTCGGCGGCATCGGCGAACTCACCCGCACGGTGTTCGGCGACGGGGCGGCGGCGCCCCGTCGCGCGGGGACCCCGCCCAACGTCGCGCCGCCGCGGGCCTGA
- a CDS encoding DUF4337 domain-containing protein — protein MSGGHGAVEGSNKRVALLISVLALFLAFSETLGKASQTDSIGANVEAANQWAYFQARTIRSTVLKTADEALALLPPGPNQDAIAAKRAEWAKTLARWDSEPSTGEGRKELSEKARVSEGRRDLALLRYHHYELASAAFQIGIVLASAEVITGISLLVFAGGFLGLAGAALLGFGYLAPHALPFFH, from the coding sequence ATGTCGGGTGGTCACGGGGCGGTCGAGGGGTCCAACAAGCGCGTGGCGCTGCTGATCTCGGTGCTGGCGCTGTTCCTCGCCTTCAGCGAGACGCTGGGCAAGGCATCCCAGACGGATTCGATCGGCGCCAACGTCGAGGCCGCGAACCAGTGGGCCTATTTCCAGGCCCGCACGATCCGCTCGACGGTCCTCAAGACCGCCGACGAGGCGTTGGCGCTGCTGCCGCCGGGTCCGAACCAGGATGCGATCGCGGCCAAGCGCGCCGAATGGGCCAAGACCCTGGCGCGATGGGATTCCGAGCCCTCCACCGGCGAGGGTCGCAAGGAACTGTCCGAGAAGGCCCGGGTCTCGGAGGGCCGGCGCGACCTCGCGCTGCTGCGCTACCACCATTACGAGCTGGCCTCGGCGGCCTTCCAGATCGGCATCGTCTTGGCTTCGGCCGAGGTGATCACCGGCATCAGCCTGCTGGTCTTCGCCGGTGGCTTCCTGGGGCTGGCCGGGGCGGCGCTCCTCGGCTTCGGCTACCTCGCGCCGCACGCGCTGCCGTTCTTCCACTGA
- a CDS encoding glycosyltransferase family 4 protein, protein MKIAVLAHLKYPIGQPYAGGLEMHTHLLTVALKRHGHDVTLFASRGSDPALDPVMLCDPTGDALLDPDREAAIDRAEEDAYRRMMELVAAGGFDLVHNNSLHALPLRESGRLGLPWITVLHTPPFESLVGGIVQADPDMAFLAVSPSLAQEWAPLVPGAQVVDNGVDLSTFAYADRADAPPFAFWSGRIVPEKGLHLAIDAARAAGLPLTFAGPKLNPGYWEAEIAPRLGPDLTHLGHLSHRDLAHHLGRARVAIVSPRWEEPFGLVVAEALACGTPVAAFRRGAMPDILDTSCGRLARPDDPQDLSVAIREAAGLSRRACRNRAEALYDAAAMTGRYLEAYEAVIARCAERAQPALRVAGGRG, encoded by the coding sequence GTGAAGATCGCTGTCCTCGCACATCTGAAGTACCCGATCGGCCAGCCCTACGCGGGCGGCCTGGAGATGCACACGCATCTCCTCACCGTCGCTCTGAAGCGGCACGGGCATGATGTGACGCTGTTCGCCAGCCGCGGCTCCGACCCGGCACTCGATCCCGTGATGCTGTGCGACCCCACGGGCGACGCCCTCCTGGATCCGGACCGCGAGGCGGCAATCGACCGCGCGGAGGAGGACGCCTATCGGCGGATGATGGAGCTTGTCGCCGCCGGAGGCTTCGACCTCGTCCACAACAATTCGCTGCATGCCCTGCCCCTGCGGGAAAGCGGCCGGCTCGGCCTGCCCTGGATCACGGTGCTGCACACGCCGCCCTTCGAATCCCTCGTCGGGGGAATCGTGCAGGCCGATCCCGACATGGCGTTCCTCGCGGTCTCGCCGTCCCTGGCACAGGAATGGGCGCCTCTGGTGCCCGGCGCGCAGGTGGTCGACAACGGCGTCGATCTCTCGACCTTCGCCTACGCGGACAGGGCCGACGCGCCGCCATTCGCCTTCTGGTCCGGCCGGATCGTGCCCGAGAAGGGGCTTCACCTCGCCATCGACGCCGCCCGCGCCGCCGGGCTGCCGCTGACCTTCGCGGGGCCCAAGCTCAACCCGGGTTACTGGGAGGCCGAGATCGCCCCACGGCTCGGGCCGGATCTGACGCATCTCGGCCACCTGTCGCACCGGGATCTCGCGCATCATCTCGGCCGTGCCCGGGTGGCGATCGTCTCGCCGCGCTGGGAGGAACCCTTCGGCCTCGTGGTGGCGGAGGCGCTGGCCTGCGGCACGCCGGTAGCGGCCTTCCGCCGGGGCGCCATGCCGGACATTCTCGACACGTCCTGCGGCCGGCTCGCCCGCCCGGACGATCCGCAGGACCTGTCGGTGGCGATCCGCGAGGCCGCCGGTCTGTCGCGCCGGGCCTGCCGCAATCGGGCCGAGGCCCTCTACGATGCCGCCGCCATGACCGGTCGCTACCTTGAAGCTTACGAGGCCGTCATCGCGCGCTGCGCCGAGCGGGCGCAGCCCGCCCTGCGCGTCGCCGGGGGGCGGGGCTGA
- a CDS encoding glycosyltransferase, with amino-acid sequence MTTEAAVPTPTTCVVCIPARNEVERLPRLLASLAAQEGVSARTPLRVVVLANNCTDGTVAAVREVEGSGLLASLALRIIDVSLTGSEAHVGTARRMALDAGADWLAADGNPDGILLTTDADARLPAGWVAANLRALRAADVVGGRLVIDDDDAADPDLAALHARIERYWSGVRRLEDILDPPPHDPAPRHGDHTGASLALPAGLYRAVGGLPALPCGEDNALVGLLRANGARLRHCPDVQVMVSARRQGRVSGGMATEMARRARVLGGEAYALPEAAHWQALILRRAALRRAFHLAPAARAAACARLGLGAEDLASVGGCTNDIAFVEGADRILESRSPPARECPLDQALADLDTLALALRDAA; translated from the coding sequence ATGACCACTGAAGCCGCCGTCCCGACGCCGACCACTTGCGTCGTCTGCATTCCGGCACGGAACGAGGTTGAGCGCCTGCCGCGCCTGCTTGCCTCGCTGGCCGCGCAGGAGGGCGTCTCCGCTCGGACGCCGCTGCGGGTGGTGGTCCTCGCCAACAACTGCACGGACGGGACCGTCGCGGCCGTCCGCGAGGTCGAGGGCTCGGGCCTCCTCGCGAGCCTCGCGCTGCGGATCATCGACGTGTCCCTCACAGGATCGGAGGCCCATGTCGGCACCGCGCGGCGCATGGCGCTCGATGCCGGGGCCGACTGGCTCGCCGCGGACGGGAACCCGGACGGCATCCTCCTCACCACCGACGCCGATGCCCGCCTCCCGGCCGGCTGGGTCGCGGCCAACCTGCGCGCCCTGCGAGCCGCCGACGTGGTCGGCGGGCGGCTCGTGATCGATGACGACGACGCGGCGGATCCCGATCTCGCGGCCCTGCACGCGCGCATCGAGCGCTACTGGTCCGGGGTCCGGCGCCTGGAGGATATCCTCGACCCGCCGCCGCACGACCCCGCACCCCGTCACGGCGACCATACTGGCGCGAGCCTCGCCCTCCCGGCAGGCCTCTATCGTGCCGTCGGGGGCCTGCCAGCACTGCCCTGCGGCGAGGACAACGCCCTGGTCGGGCTTCTGCGCGCGAACGGTGCCCGCCTGCGCCACTGCCCCGACGTGCAGGTGATGGTCTCGGCCCGCCGCCAGGGCCGGGTGTCGGGCGGCATGGCCACCGAAATGGCCCGCCGCGCCCGCGTCCTCGGCGGCGAGGCCTATGCCCTGCCCGAGGCAGCCCATTGGCAGGCGCTGATCCTGCGCCGGGCGGCGCTGCGCAGGGCCTTCCACCTTGCGCCCGCGGCCCGCGCCGCGGCCTGCGCGCGGCTCGGGCTCGGCGCCGAAGATCTCGCATCCGTCGGCGGTTGCACCAACGACATCGCCTTCGTGGAGGGCGCGGACCGGATCCTCGAATCACGCAGCCCGCCCGCACGGGAATGTCCCCTCGACCAAGCGCTTGCGGACCTCGACACCCTGGCCCTCGCTCTCAGGGACGCGGCGTGA
- a CDS encoding efflux RND transporter permease subunit encodes MRLNVSAWAIRKPLPSVVLFLVLMILGLVSFRALPITRFPNIDIPIVSVTITQSGAAPAELQTQVTKWVEDSVAGVKGVKHILSTITEGTSTTTIEFRLEVNQDRATNDVKDAIAKIRQNLPRTIDEPIVSRVEIAGLPIMIYGASAPAMTPEDLSWFVDDVVARGLQSVKGVGGVERLGGVAREIRVTLKPDRLLALGITAADVNRQLRLTSADMAGGRAEVGGQEQSIRALAASASLETLAKTSIVVPGNRKVRLDELATLADTAEEPRTFARFNGEPVVAFAISRASGASDADVSMGVAKKIAALHAANPDVRFDLIDTSVDNTIGNYHSAMMGLIEGAALAVVVVLLFLRDWRATLIAAVALPLSVLPTFWVMSALGFSLNAVSLLAITLVTGILVDDAIVEIENIVRHMRMGKSPYRASLEAADEIGLAVIAITATIIAIFSPVSFMGGIAGQYFKQFGLTIAAAVFMSLLVARLITPLLAAYFLRDHGPDHERDGVVMRGYTRLVAWSVRHKFITLVLGIACFAASIASTGLLPAGFLPAEDQARTLFVVELPPGARLPDTVQVSDRIVDKIRALPEVKSVFVDGGRQLPAKKEVRLASLTINLTPKNTRHRTQKQVDAEVAAILREEPDLRFWALREGGQRDLALIIAGPDKAVVAEVAAKLQREAQQVPHLVNVMSTAPLDRTEVRIRPKPGVAADLGVSTDTIAETVRVGTIGDIGMNLAKFNATDRQIPIRVQLPESLRGRLSDLETLKVPVKGGTAVPLATVADISLGQGPTGIDRYDRAVRVALEGDMQGTDALAELISKVMNLPTAKNLPPGVTISQTGDAEVMGEVFEGFALAMGAGLMMVFGVLILLFGNFLQPLTILFSLPLSIGGAILALLICHMPISMPVVIGILMLMGVVTKNAIMLVDFAVEQIHAGVDRTVAIVDAGRKRARPIVMTTIAMAAGMVPSAMAFGIGGEFRSPMAVAVIGGLIVSTVLSLVFVPAIFVLMDDLSRLLKRLFGRFVGERDDPEDAPAFDSGHPANDGRPAPPRVAAE; translated from the coding sequence ATGCGCCTCAACGTCTCCGCCTGGGCGATCCGGAAGCCCCTGCCCTCGGTGGTGCTGTTCCTCGTCCTGATGATCCTGGGGCTCGTGAGCTTCCGCGCCCTGCCGATCACGCGGTTTCCCAACATCGACATCCCGATCGTCTCCGTGACGATCACCCAGTCCGGCGCCGCGCCGGCCGAGCTCCAGACCCAAGTCACCAAGTGGGTCGAGGATTCGGTCGCCGGCGTGAAGGGCGTCAAGCACATCCTCTCGACCATCACCGAGGGCACCTCCACCACCACGATCGAGTTCCGCCTGGAGGTGAACCAGGATCGGGCGACCAACGACGTCAAGGACGCCATCGCCAAGATCCGCCAGAACCTGCCGCGCACGATCGACGAGCCGATCGTCTCCCGCGTGGAGATCGCCGGCCTGCCGATCATGATCTACGGCGCCTCCGCACCCGCTATGACGCCCGAGGACCTGTCGTGGTTCGTGGACGACGTGGTCGCCCGCGGCCTGCAGAGCGTGAAGGGGGTCGGCGGCGTCGAGCGCCTCGGCGGCGTCGCCCGGGAGATCCGCGTCACCCTGAAGCCCGACCGGTTGCTGGCGCTGGGCATCACCGCCGCGGACGTGAACCGGCAGCTCCGCCTGACCTCCGCCGACATGGCCGGCGGCCGCGCCGAGGTCGGCGGCCAGGAACAGTCGATCCGGGCGCTCGCCGCCTCGGCGAGCCTCGAGACGCTGGCCAAGACCTCCATCGTGGTGCCGGGCAACCGCAAGGTCCGGCTCGACGAACTCGCGACCCTCGCCGACACCGCCGAGGAGCCCCGCACCTTCGCGCGCTTCAACGGCGAGCCGGTGGTCGCCTTCGCGATCTCCCGCGCCAGCGGCGCCAGCGACGCCGACGTGTCGATGGGCGTCGCCAAGAAGATCGCGGCCCTGCACGCGGCCAATCCTGACGTGCGCTTCGACCTGATCGATACCAGCGTCGACAACACCATCGGCAATTATCACTCGGCCATGATGGGCCTGATCGAGGGCGCCGCCCTGGCGGTCGTCGTGGTGCTGCTGTTCCTGCGCGACTGGCGCGCGACGCTGATCGCCGCGGTGGCCCTGCCCCTCTCGGTGCTGCCGACCTTCTGGGTGATGAGCGCGCTCGGATTCTCGCTGAACGCCGTGAGCCTGCTGGCGATCACGCTCGTCACCGGCATCCTGGTGGACGACGCGATCGTGGAGATCGAGAACATCGTCCGCCACATGCGCATGGGGAAGTCGCCCTATCGCGCGTCCCTCGAAGCCGCCGACGAGATCGGGCTCGCGGTCATCGCCATCACGGCGACGATCATCGCGATCTTCTCGCCGGTCTCCTTCATGGGCGGCATCGCCGGCCAGTACTTCAAGCAGTTCGGCCTGACCATCGCGGCGGCGGTGTTCATGTCGCTGCTCGTCGCGCGGCTGATCACGCCGCTGCTCGCTGCCTACTTCCTGCGCGACCACGGTCCGGACCACGAGCGCGACGGCGTCGTGATGCGCGGCTACACCCGCCTCGTGGCGTGGTCGGTCCGGCACAAGTTCATCACGCTGGTGCTCGGCATCGCGTGCTTCGCCGCCTCCATCGCCTCGACGGGCCTGCTGCCCGCGGGCTTCCTGCCGGCCGAGGACCAGGCCCGCACGCTGTTCGTAGTCGAGCTGCCGCCCGGCGCCCGCCTGCCGGACACCGTCCAGGTCTCGGACCGGATCGTCGACAAGATCCGCGCGCTGCCCGAGGTGAAGAGCGTGTTCGTGGACGGCGGCCGCCAGCTTCCGGCCAAGAAGGAGGTGCGGCTCGCGAGCCTCACCATCAATCTCACCCCGAAGAACACCCGCCACCGCACCCAGAAGCAGGTCGACGCCGAGGTGGCGGCGATCCTCAGGGAGGAGCCGGACCTGCGTTTCTGGGCGCTCCGCGAGGGCGGGCAGCGCGACCTCGCCCTCATCATCGCCGGCCCCGACAAGGCCGTGGTGGCCGAGGTCGCCGCCAAGCTCCAGCGCGAGGCGCAGCAGGTCCCGCACCTCGTCAACGTCATGTCGACGGCGCCGCTGGATCGGACCGAAGTCCGGATCCGGCCGAAGCCCGGGGTGGCGGCCGATCTCGGCGTCTCGACCGACACGATCGCCGAGACCGTGCGGGTCGGGACGATCGGCGACATCGGCATGAACCTCGCCAAGTTCAACGCCACCGACCGGCAGATCCCGATCCGCGTGCAACTCCCCGAGAGCCTGCGCGGGCGGCTCTCCGACCTCGAGACCCTGAAGGTGCCGGTGAAGGGCGGCACGGCCGTGCCCCTCGCGACCGTGGCCGATATCAGCCTGGGTCAGGGGCCGACCGGCATCGACCGCTACGACCGGGCCGTGCGCGTCGCCCTCGAGGGCGACATGCAGGGCACCGACGCCCTGGCCGAGCTGATCTCCAAGGTCATGAACCTGCCGACGGCGAAGAACCTGCCGCCGGGCGTCACGATCAGCCAGACCGGTGATGCCGAGGTGATGGGCGAGGTGTTCGAGGGCTTCGCACTGGCCATGGGCGCCGGCCTGATGATGGTCTTCGGCGTGCTGATCCTGCTGTTCGGCAACTTCCTGCAGCCGCTGACCATCCTGTTCTCGCTGCCGCTCTCCATTGGCGGCGCGATCCTGGCGCTCCTGATCTGCCACATGCCGATCTCGATGCCGGTGGTGATCGGCATCCTGATGCTGATGGGCGTCGTGACCAAGAACGCCATCATGCTGGTGGATTTCGCCGTGGAGCAGATCCACGCGGGCGTCGACCGGACCGTCGCCATCGTCGATGCGGGCCGCAAGCGCGCCCGGCCGATCGTGATGACCACCATCGCCATGGCAGCCGGCATGGTCCCCTCCGCGATGGCCTTCGGGATCGGCGGCGAGTTCCGCTCGCCCATGGCGGTGGCGGTGATCGGCGGGCTGATCGTGTCGACCGTGCTGTCCCTGGTCTTCGTGCCGGCGATCTTCGTGCTGATGGACGACCTGTCGCGTCTGCTGAAGCGCCTGTTCGGCCGCTTCGTGGGCGAGCGCGACGATCCGGAGGATGCGCCCGCCTTCGATTCGGGGCATCCGGCCAATGACGGCCGTCCGGCGCCGCCGCGGGTCGCCGCGGAGTAG
- a CDS encoding efflux RND transporter periplasmic adaptor subunit gives MKTPAYAARECEYQSSANCEAPVVNILRWRASRLGLLCGLAFLAAVPARAVETAAVPDAAAIAPAVTVVPAANREIVERAVVTGTLVPRDEVLVSPEVEGLRITDLLVEEGDRVTKGQVLAKLSLEMIVTQEASNAAAIARAEAAIVQAQSQIVQAEAANVEAKQALERAQALAKTGNATAAVLEQRVSAAQGAQGRLAAARGGLQSAQADLATARAAGAEIALRRARTDIRAPEAGIVNRRTARVGATATAAGEPLFRLIARGEIELEGEVPETSLARLQVGNPASLDLDDGRRLSGKVRRVYPEVDRATRLGKVRIRLGDDPALRIGAFARGNVEVARRTGVAVPVSSLLYAADGRASVLVVKDGRVEARPVTTGLSAEGFTEIRAGVAAGESVVARAGSFLRDGDRVRAVPSAVSTPMADAAPR, from the coding sequence ATGAAAACGCCGGCCTATGCAGCGAGGGAGTGCGAATACCAGTCGAGCGCCAACTGCGAGGCTCCCGTCGTGAACATCCTCCGTTGGCGCGCGTCGCGCCTCGGCCTCCTATGCGGGCTCGCGTTCCTTGCCGCGGTTCCGGCGCGGGCCGTCGAAACCGCGGCCGTCCCCGACGCCGCGGCCATCGCGCCCGCAGTCACGGTCGTCCCGGCCGCGAACCGCGAGATCGTCGAGCGCGCCGTCGTCACCGGCACGCTCGTGCCCCGGGACGAGGTCCTGGTCTCACCCGAGGTCGAGGGCCTGCGCATCACCGATCTTCTCGTCGAGGAGGGAGACCGCGTCACCAAGGGACAGGTGCTGGCCAAGCTGTCGCTGGAGATGATCGTCACCCAGGAAGCCTCCAACGCGGCGGCGATCGCCAGGGCCGAGGCGGCGATCGTCCAGGCCCAGAGCCAGATCGTCCAGGCGGAGGCGGCCAACGTCGAGGCCAAGCAGGCCCTGGAACGCGCGCAGGCGCTCGCCAAGACCGGCAACGCCACCGCGGCGGTGCTGGAGCAGCGCGTCTCGGCAGCGCAGGGAGCCCAGGGGCGTCTCGCCGCCGCCAGGGGCGGCCTGCAGTCGGCCCAGGCCGACCTCGCCACCGCCCGGGCCGCTGGGGCCGAGATCGCGCTGCGACGGGCTCGTACCGACATCCGCGCCCCCGAGGCCGGGATCGTCAACCGCCGCACGGCACGGGTCGGCGCCACCGCCACCGCGGCAGGCGAGCCCCTGTTCCGTCTGATCGCTCGGGGCGAGATCGAGTTGGAGGGCGAGGTACCCGAGACGTCGCTGGCCCGCCTGCAGGTCGGCAATCCGGCCAGCCTCGACCTCGACGACGGACGAAGGCTCTCCGGAAAGGTGCGCCGGGTCTACCCGGAGGTCGACCGGGCGACGCGGCTCGGCAAGGTGCGCATCCGGCTAGGCGACGACCCGGCCCTGCGCATCGGTGCCTTCGCCCGCGGCAACGTCGAGGTGGCGCGCCGCACGGGGGTCGCCGTACCGGTTTCGAGCCTGCTCTACGCCGCCGACGGCCGCGCCAGCGTGCTGGTGGTGAAGGACGGGCGCGTCGAAGCCCGGCCGGTGACCACCGGTCTCTCGGCCGAGGGCTTCACGGAGATTCGCGCGGGCGTCGCGGCCGGCGAGAGCGTCGTCGCCCGGGCCGGCAGCTTCCTGCGCGACGGCGATCGGGTGCGCGCCGTGCCGTCGGCCGTGAGCACGCCGATGGCCGACGCGGCCCCGCGGTAG
- a CDS encoding TspO/MBR family protein, which yields MTAATQVPGRSPMPRWLRLAAAILPVAATAAVGSVATQAEIPGWYAGLNKPVFNPPNWVFPVAWTILYTMIAVALWRLLGAMPRTGPSREGWWLALAAFLVQLALNAAWTPVFFTAHAIGAGLIVVAMLLVMVLWTIRLTWRFDRVAGWLLVPYAAWVAFATLLNAAILRMN from the coding sequence ATGACCGCCGCGACACAAGTCCCCGGACGATCGCCCATGCCGCGCTGGCTGCGGCTCGCCGCCGCGATCCTGCCGGTGGCGGCCACCGCGGCTGTCGGATCTGTGGCGACGCAGGCCGAGATCCCGGGCTGGTACGCAGGGCTGAACAAACCGGTGTTCAACCCGCCGAACTGGGTTTTCCCGGTCGCGTGGACGATCCTCTACACGATGATCGCGGTCGCGCTCTGGCGGCTGCTCGGCGCCATGCCGCGGACCGGGCCGAGCCGCGAAGGCTGGTGGCTCGCGCTGGCCGCTTTCCTTGTGCAACTCGCCCTGAACGCCGCCTGGACGCCGGTCTTCTTCACCGCCCACGCGATCGGCGCCGGGCTGATCGTGGTGGCGATGCTGCTGGTGATGGTCCTCTGGACGATCCGGCTGACATGGCGGTTCGACCGGGTCGCCGGCTGGCTCCTCGTTCCCTACGCGGCCTGGGTGGCCTTCGCGACGCTCCTCAACGCGGCGATCCTGCGGATGAATTGA